The DNA segment CACCAGTGCCCCATGTGCGCACTTTATCCCCGGCTGGATCAGGTGGCCTCGCGAGCGCCGGGTAACCTGCGCCGATGCTCAGGACCTCCCCTCTCGACGGACTCCGCTTCGCCTTCGGCACCCTCACCGTGCTGCCCGTACGGGTACGCCGCTGGGACCGCGAGGCCGCACGCGGGGGCATGCTGACCGCCCCGGTGGCCGGACTGGTCGTCGGCGGCGCGGCGGCCGGCCTCGGGCTGCTGCTCCTGTTCCTGGGCGCCGGTCCGCTGCTCGCCGCCGTCGCCTCGGTCGCCGTACCCGCCGCGCTCACCCGGGGCCTGCACCTCGACGGGCTCGCCGACACCGCCGACGGGCTGGGCAGCGGGAAGCCGGCGGAGGACGCGCTGCGGATCATGAAGCAGTCGGACATCGGTCCGTTCGGGGTGATCACGCTGATGCTGACCCTGCTGGCCCAGGTCGCCGTGCTGGCGCAGCTGTACGACGGCTCCTGGGCGCGGGGCGCGCTCGCGGCGGTGACTTCGGCGGTCGCCGCCCGGCTGGCGCTCACCCTGGCCGCGCGCGCCGGAGTGCCGGCCGCCCGGCCCGAGGGGCTGGGGGCCGCGGTCGCCGGAGTGGTGCCGGTGCCGGGCGCGCTGGCCGTCGCGGCCGCCGTCACCCTCCTCGCGGCCGCCTGGGGCACGGTCTTCGGCCCCTACGGCCCGCCGCACACGGCGGCCGCGGTGCTGCTGGCCCTCGCCGCCGCCGAACTCCTGCTGCGCCGCTGCGTCCACCGCTTCGGCGGGGTCACCGGCGACGTCTTCGGCGCCCTCGCGGAGACGGCGGCGACGACGGCGCTGGTGGTGCTGGCGCTGGGTGGCTGAACCGGCCTCACAGATCCCGTTCGGGGGCGCAATTCCGTAGGCACCGTTCCGGGTTGCGGTTCCGGGTCGCAGGGAGGCGGGTTGTCCCTCCCCGACTCCGGGCGGTCCGGGCGGCCGCGTCCGCCTCAGGGTGCGGGCGGGCCCACGCCGTGGGGCAGTGTGCCCCAGGGGTGGGCGCCCGCTCCCGGCACCGCGCAGTGCACGGCCGCGCCCCGCACCCGGGCCCCCTCCGCCACGTCGGCGCCGGGCGGGACGTCGTACACCAGATGGCACAGCCGCACGCCCGACGGGTAGCGCCGGGGCCGCGCGGGGGTGCTCCGGTACGCCGGCCAGGGGCCCTCGAAGGTGACCAGGAGGTCGGCGAGGGCCGCGTACGCCGGGTGCGGCGGAGTGCCGTGGTTGAACGCGAGCGTGCCGCAGCCGAGGGTCCGGGCGGCCGCCGCCAGCCGCTCGTAGTACGGCAACTCGTCTGCCCCGGAGGACACTTGGTCCAGGAAGGCGCCCTGCGTTCCGTACCACTCGCGGTGGGTTCTCATCTCGCGTACGACGTCGTCGTGGGGCCGTGTGCCGTAGCCGGTGTCGGTGTAGCCGAGCAGCGTGACGCCCGCGCGCCGCAGCCGGACTGCGGTCGCGGCGAAGGCCTCGTCCGGGCGTTCGCCGGGGCCACTGGCCGGGTTGAGAACGACGCCGTACAGACGCGGCGCGGCCGCGAGGATCGCCGCCCACTCGGCCGGGCGGACCGACGGATGCTCGTAGTACGGGACCAGCAAGCTGTTCATCGGTGCGCCGTCGCCCTTCCCAGCAGGCCCCGGGCCAGGGCGACCTGGACGGTGGCCGCGGCCGCGTACACGGCGAGGCCGACGAGGCGCGGATCGCCCGCGTGGGTGAGCAGCGCCAGCGTCTGGGCGAGGGCCGCGGCACAGCACACCGCGGCGGCACCGAGCACGGCACCGAAGGACTGGAGCAGCAGCCCGGTCCACAGCACCACACCGAGCGCGAGCAGCCCGGCAAGGCGGACACCGGTCGGCAGGGGGGAATGCGGCCAGGACGCGGCGGCGACCACGGCCAGGACGAGCAGGGCGGCCAGGTAGCCGAAGAGGCAGCGGGCCAGAGTGCGGCCCAGGGTCCGGCGGAACGTCCGCGCCGTCCCGCTCGCCCGCAGGGCGGCCAGGCCTCCGCTGCGGAAGCGGTACAGCAGCCATTCGGCGGGCCCCATGCTGAGCGTGAGCGCCACGGCCTCCGGCGCGGCGACCGCGCTGCGCTCCGCCCCGGTCAGGACGTCACCGAGGCCCGCGTACAGCACGAGGACACCGCTGCCGAGCCCGAAGACCGCGTAAGGCAGGGAGGACAGCAGCCGGGGACCCGGCCCCCCGCCCCGCACCGGCCTGACGGCGGGGAGCAGCGCGGTGACCGGCGCGGCGAGAACCCCGGCCCACCGCCTGACGAACGGCCCCGGCCGGGGTGCGGCGCAGCTTTCGGGGGTCCGGCTCGGGGTGGGGGGCGCGCCGAGGCGGCCGAAGGGAAGCAGGGCGGTGAGGCCGGCCGGCCAGTGCCCCGTGGGGCGGGGTGCGGTGGGGCGGGCGGTCCGGGGGCCGGCGCCCGGTCTGCGCAGCGCCGGGGCGACTTCGAGGAAGCCGAGGGTGGCGACGGCGGCGGTGGAGGTCACCAGGAGGAGCAGGCGGGGCTGGTCCGGGAGCGGGTGGGCCAGGGCGAGGAGGGCGCCTGCCGTCAGCGGGGTCAGGGCGGCCAGGAGGGCCCGCTCGCGGCCCATGACCAGCAGGACCCCGGAGGCGCCCAGGTAGCAGGACTGGCCGGCGGCGAACGCCGCGGCGGCCGGGTGGGCGGCGCCCCCCACGGGGAGGGCGGCCAGGGCGCCGAGCAGCATGCCCGCCGGGGTGCCGACGAGCAGGCAGCGGCGGGCCGCCGGGCGGTCGCCGAGGCCCAGCCAGGCGTAGGCGCGGTGGGCCAGACCCTGGTTCCAGGCCCAGCCGCACAGCGCGCTCGCCAGCAGGGTGAGGGTTCCAGCCGGCAGGTCGAAGGCGTCGCGCGGGCCGGCGAGCAGCGGGGCGCCCAGCACGTAGGCGAAGCCGGGGAGCGCGAAGACCAGGCCGCGCAGCAGGCAGCCGAGGAGACCGGCCCGCCAGGGGTCGGCGGGTGTGCCCTCGGGCTCGGGGTGGCGGCGCGGGATGCGGTCGTACAACTCCTCTGCGAGGGCGAAGGAGTTGAGGACGCCGTAGCGCTCGCGTATCTGGTCGTCCGAGAGGCCGTCGGACTCCAGCAGGGCCGCCACCTCGTCGGGGTGGACGGCGGCGGATACGAACGTGTCGAGTTCGCGGGCCAGTTCGTCGATCGGGTCGGGCCGCTCCGGGTCCGGGCGCCGCCGCTGGTGCGGGATGCCCGGCAGGGTGGCGGGCGTGCGCAGATCCTCGCTCACCAGCCGGTCCCGTCCGTCGCGACCGCCGCGTACCAGGGGTCGCGCAGTTCGGCGGTCCAGTCGTCGACCGTCTCGACGGTGGGCTCGTAGACCTCGGGAAGGCCGGCGAGTTCCTGGTAGATGGTGCGGAAGTTGTCGACCGAGCGGCGCAGGGTGAACCGGTCGATCACGCGCTGTCGGGCCGACTCCCCCAGCCCCAGGCGCCGTTCGTCGTCCCGGAGCAGGGTCAGGGCGGCGGCGGCCATCTTCTCCGGTTCGCGCGGCGGGACGACGAGGCCGGTGTCGCCGACGGCCTCGCGGACCCCGCCGACGTCGGTCGAGACGGTCGTACGGCCGCAGGACATGGCCTCGATGATCGAGAACGGGAAGCCCTCTGAGATGGAGGAGAGCAGCACGAGGTGGCCGGCCGCGTAGGCGCGCCAGACCTCGGTGATGCGGCCCTCGAAGGTGACGCCGTCACGGACGCCGAGTTCGGCGGCGAGTTTCTCCAGGCGGGTGGCGTAGGCCTCGCCGCCGGGCGGGACCGGGCCGAACAACCGCAGCCTGGTCGCGGGGAGTTCGGCGCGGACGAGGGCGTAGGCGCGCAGCAGGGTCTCCAGGTCCTTGATGGGGTCGACGCGGCCGCACCAGGTCAGGGTGGGCACGTCCGGCTCGGGGCCCGCGTGCGGGAAGGCGTGCGGGTCGACGCCGTTGTAGACCGTGCGGATGCGGCCGGCGTCGGC comes from the Streptomyces sp. NBC_00820 genome and includes:
- a CDS encoding adenosylcobinamide-GDP ribazoletransferase; this translates as MLRTSPLDGLRFAFGTLTVLPVRVRRWDREAARGGMLTAPVAGLVVGGAAAGLGLLLLFLGAGPLLAAVASVAVPAALTRGLHLDGLADTADGLGSGKPAEDALRIMKQSDIGPFGVITLMLTLLAQVAVLAQLYDGSWARGALAAVTSAVAARLALTLAARAGVPAARPEGLGAAVAGVVPVPGALAVAAAVTLLAAAWGTVFGPYGPPHTAAAVLLALAAAELLLRRCVHRFGGVTGDVFGALAETAATTALVVLALGG
- a CDS encoding spherulation-specific family 4 protein — its product is MNSLLVPYYEHPSVRPAEWAAILAAAPRLYGVVLNPASGPGERPDEAFAATAVRLRRAGVTLLGYTDTGYGTRPHDDVVREMRTHREWYGTQGAFLDQVSSGADELPYYERLAAAARTLGCGTLAFNHGTPPHPAYAALADLLVTFEGPWPAYRSTPARPRRYPSGVRLCHLVYDVPPGADVAEGARVRGAAVHCAVPGAGAHPWGTLPHGVGPPAP